A DNA window from Candidatus Bathyarchaeota archaeon contains the following coding sequences:
- a CDS encoding translation initiation factor IF-5A — protein sequence MSKPVDVGALRVGRYVIVDNEPCRVVSLTKSKPGKHGAAKARVVAIGVFDGTKRTFVKPISAQMEMPLIEKRSGQILALLPAAIQIMDLENYEVFEATYPDEEKLKQKLVSGIEVEYWRILGRTKIMRTKG from the coding sequence ATGAGCAAACCTGTTGATGTTGGGGCTCTTCGCGTCGGTAGATATGTGATTGTTGATAACGAGCCGTGCCGTGTTGTAAGCCTTACAAAGTCCAAACCTGGCAAGCACGGCGCTGCTAAGGCGAGAGTTGTTGCTATAGGAGTTTTCGACGGCACCAAAAGAACTTTCGTTAAGCCCATAAGCGCGCAAATGGAGATGCCCTTGATTGAGAAGAGGAGTGGCCAAATTCTCGCTCTGTTGCCAGCTGCCATTCAGATAATGGACCTGGAAAACTACGAAGTTTTTGAGGCAACATACCCTGACGAGGAAAAATTAAAACAGAAGTTAGTGTCTGGCATCGAAGTCGAGTACTGGCGCAT